A stretch of Lathyrus oleraceus cultivar Zhongwan6 chromosome 6, CAAS_Psat_ZW6_1.0, whole genome shotgun sequence DNA encodes these proteins:
- the LOC127095568 gene encoding uncharacterized protein LOC127095568, with the protein MDLIQVAGLMKTATQFSKCYEMLVKEFIVNLSEECVDGKSKEFRKVYVRGKCVNFSPSVINKYLGRPDVAQPELEVTDNKICQVIIANQVRKWPLKGKLVASKLSVKDAMLHKIGAANSVPTNHKSTVVFPNILTENDSVKKQDNPMSFNNKLFLGTHVPDIVMTTGETSRVSNQPGKAVVIAMLKETCRELEARKLNFEKLISTLEMTKGDVLGEVVAGAEEAKRQGEEGEVDASPDDGTDDDADSESDD; encoded by the exons ATGGACCTTATTCAAGTGGCTGGTTTAATGAAGACTGCGACTCAGTTCTCAAAGTGCTATGAGATGTTGGTAAAGGAATTTATTGTTAATTTGTCTGAAGAATGTGTTGATGGCAAGTCTAAGGAATTCAGGAAAGTGTATGTGAGAGGCAAGTGTGTAAATTTCTCTCCCTCAGTGATCAACAAGTATTTAGGAAGGCCTGATGTagctcaacctgagcttgaggtgactgacaacaaaatctgtcaagtcatcaTTGCTAATCAAGTAAGGAAGTGGCCTCTCAAGGGAAAGTTGGTGGCGAGTAAACTGAGTGTCAAGGATGCAATGCTGCACAAGATTGGAGCTGCTAACTCGGTGCCCACCAATCATAAATCTACAGTTGTT TTTCCAAACATCTTAACAGAGAATGATTCTGTGAAGAAACAAGACAACCCTATGTCCTTCAATAATAAGCTATTCCTAGGTACccatgtccctgacattgtcatgacaaCAGGTGAGACATCACGTGTAAGCAATCAACCAGGTAAAGCAGTTGTCATTGCAATGCTCAAAGAAACTTGCAGGGAGTTAGAAGCAAGGAAGCTGAACTTCGAAAAATTGATTAGCACTTTGGAGATGACTAAAGGTGATGTGCTTGGTGAAGTTGTTGCTGGTGCAGAAGAAGCTAAAAGACAAGGTGAAGAGGGAGAAGTAGATGCCAGTCCTGATGATGGCACAGATGATGATGCTGACTCTGAGTCAGATGACTAG